Proteins found in one Campylobacter concisus genomic segment:
- a CDS encoding sensor histidine kinase, translating to MDENKIREELKYTLETEPSNYSKILKLSSELSKFDEHNIRFSIDAGIINRLGKELVARHETAVSELVKNSYDADAIKVELTFIDSFDVGRVLIISDDGVGMTKDQLINGFMRLASSDKIHYPFSPIYKRKRAGQKGIGRFAAQRLGRQLTIITQTEDSKQALEVTINWDDFKNDQDLMFIDNKIEHKDRMPKKKSGTKLIIKDLRDKWTEPQIKRVYRYASEILQPFPLAKVKLKTEDPGFKLICNRKEGDLTEVIANDSTMFFEHALAEITGFVDENGYVKISIESSKLNYSVKNVILNQNNPYKEIRNIFLKAYYFVYGVSDIPFQIESFIREKAKELGGIRLYRNGFRVLPYGENTKGISNDWLGLDASVRRRTILPTHANINFFGFIEINGQDDKFEELSSREGLLENKAFVELTDFGYKILTDAAIKIASERGVKTRTNEKNWKKEPEEKISEIIEELEDIVSFSEDEQTSDYKEDNDGIKEKLRKLKEAHEEQIQKQKELLEEKNLLRILAALGLTIGEFIHEIKQYQAVLEADIENIKEYINKAGRGHEVSDRIRENLKSLSTYTSYFDETISENVQRELSPVELESAVLAFKRAIHNDLIKRKILFNYETKQALLYTCPMHKSEWASILLNLYTNARKAIQKANKGNGSLYIEIGSTEKNVYLEFSDNGNGIPLENRDKVFNPFFTTSAPVGKISRNYEEMTGTGLGLKIVKDIITGYGGIIYVKEPIEGFSTTFRIELPWKKGYYEF from the coding sequence ATGGATGAAAATAAAATAAGAGAAGAATTAAAATACACCCTTGAGACTGAACCCTCAAATTATTCAAAAATTTTAAAACTATCATCTGAATTATCTAAATTCGATGAACACAATATACGTTTTTCTATAGATGCTGGGATAATAAATAGATTAGGCAAAGAACTTGTAGCTAGACATGAAACTGCTGTATCTGAGCTGGTTAAAAACTCTTATGACGCTGATGCAATAAAAGTTGAACTAACCTTTATTGATTCATTTGATGTTGGTCGAGTTCTTATTATTAGTGATGACGGTGTTGGTATGACCAAAGATCAGTTAATAAATGGTTTTATGCGACTAGCATCAAGTGATAAAATTCATTATCCGTTCTCTCCAATATACAAAAGAAAAAGAGCCGGTCAAAAAGGAATAGGTCGTTTTGCTGCCCAAAGGCTTGGAAGACAATTAACAATAATAACACAGACAGAAGATTCCAAGCAAGCACTTGAAGTAACTATAAACTGGGATGATTTTAAAAATGATCAAGATTTAATGTTTATCGATAATAAGATAGAGCATAAAGATCGAATGCCAAAGAAAAAAAGCGGAACAAAATTAATTATAAAGGATTTAAGGGATAAATGGACAGAGCCTCAGATTAAAAGAGTTTATAGATATGCATCTGAAATTTTACAGCCTTTTCCTCTTGCAAAAGTAAAACTAAAAACAGAAGATCCAGGATTTAAGCTTATATGTAATAGAAAAGAAGGTGACCTTACTGAAGTAATCGCAAATGACAGTACGATGTTTTTTGAACATGCTTTAGCTGAAATAACAGGTTTCGTTGATGAAAATGGGTATGTTAAAATAAGCATTGAGAGCAGCAAATTAAATTATAGTGTTAAAAATGTTATTTTAAATCAAAACAACCCATATAAAGAAATACGAAATATTTTTCTAAAAGCATATTATTTTGTCTATGGAGTTTCAGATATACCATTTCAAATTGAATCTTTTATTAGGGAAAAGGCTAAAGAACTAGGTGGCATAAGATTATATAGAAACGGCTTTAGAGTTCTTCCTTATGGTGAAAATACAAAAGGGATTTCAAATGACTGGCTGGGCCTAGATGCTTCTGTGAGAAGAAGAACGATCTTGCCTACTCATGCAAACATTAACTTTTTTGGTTTTATAGAGATAAATGGACAGGATGACAAATTTGAAGAGCTTTCAAGCAGAGAAGGATTGCTTGAAAATAAAGCCTTTGTGGAGTTAACGGATTTTGGTTATAAAATTTTAACAGATGCAGCAATCAAAATAGCTTCAGAGAGAGGCGTAAAAACAAGGACCAATGAAAAAAATTGGAAAAAAGAACCTGAAGAAAAAATTTCAGAAATAATCGAAGAATTAGAAGACATAGTATCATTTAGTGAAGATGAGCAAACATCCGATTACAAAGAAGACAATGATGGTATAAAAGAGAAGTTAAGAAAACTCAAAGAAGCTCATGAAGAGCAAATACAGAAGCAAAAAGAGTTATTAGAAGAAAAGAATCTTTTAAGGATTTTAGCAGCTTTAGGGCTAACAATTGGAGAATTTATTCATGAAATAAAACAATATCAAGCTGTTTTGGAAGCAGATATTGAAAATATTAAAGAGTACATAAACAAAGCAGGCAGAGGCCATGAGGTATCTGATAGGATTCGTGAAAATCTTAAAAGTCTATCAACATATACATCTTATTTTGATGAAACTATTTCGGAAAATGTTCAAAGAGAATTGTCGCCAGTTGAACTTGAGTCGGCTGTTTTGGCTTTTAAAAGGGCCATACATAATGATTTAATAAAGCGCAAAATATTGTTTAATTATGAAACAAAACAAGCCTTGCTGTATACTTGCCCAATGCACAAATCAGAATGGGCTTCTATTTTATTGAATCTTTATACAAATGCCAGAAAAGCTATACAAAAAGCTAATAAAGGAAATGGTAGTTTGTATATTGAAATTGGAAGTACGGAAAAGAATGTATACTTAGAGTTTTCAGACAATGGAAATGGGATTCCGCTTGAAAATCGTGATAAAGTTTTTAATCCTTTTTTTACAACAAGTGCACCAGTTGGAAAAATTTCAAGAAATTATGAAGAGATGACAGGAACTGGATTAGGGTTAAAAATAGTAAAAGATATTATTACAGGTTATGGTGGAATAATATATGTAAAAGAACCTATTGAAGGGTTTAGCACTACATTTAGAATAGAGTTACCATGGAAGAAAGGGTATTATGAGTTTTAA
- the petA gene encoding ubiquinol-cytochrome c reductase iron-sulfur subunit, with amino-acid sequence MSVKQERRSFIGLAFGAVAAVGGAMSLVAVKKTWDPLPSVKAAGFTTVDLSPIKDGEMRQVEWRKKPIFILKKSPDMAKNDKRDVVVGDARYVVLIGLCTHLGCIPEYKASKQMFVCACHGGEFNADGMQTYGPPPRPLDIPPFKIDGTKLVLGETSPEYEKLVAKA; translated from the coding sequence ATGTCAGTAAAGCAAGAAAGACGTAGCTTTATCGGCCTTGCGTTTGGTGCTGTGGCAGCTGTCGGCGGCGCTATGTCACTAGTGGCTGTTAAAAAGACTTGGGATCCGCTTCCAAGTGTAAAAGCTGCTGGTTTCACAACAGTTGATCTAAGTCCGATCAAAGATGGAGAAATGAGGCAGGTTGAGTGGCGTAAAAAGCCTATTTTCATCCTCAAAAAAAGTCCTGATATGGCTAAAAATGACAAAAGAGATGTTGTCGTAGGGGATGCTAGATACGTAGTTCTTATCGGACTTTGCACGCATCTTGGCTGTATACCTGAGTATAAAGCAAGTAAACAAATGTTTGTATGTGCCTGTCATGGCGGCGAATTTAATGCCGACGGAATGCAGACATACGGACCTCCTCCAAGACCACTTGATATACCACCATTTAAGATTGATGGAACCAAGCTAGTTCTAGGCGAAACAAGCCCAGAATACGAAAAATTAGTAGCAAAAGCTTAG